In the genome of Populus trichocarpa isolate Nisqually-1 chromosome 10, P.trichocarpa_v4.1, whole genome shotgun sequence, the window TCCTACTCGGGACTCATTTTTCGTTGGTCAGAGCAGAGGAGGTTTCCACTGCATTGGGTTTCGACACTGTTGTTAGAGTGGATGCCAGGGGGTTTGCTGGCATATAGGCTTTATGGATTTCTCAGATGATTCACGTTTTGTTCATGTTTAACTTTTGTCGGTGGTGGATCATGCTGGGCTGCAATGGTTGTGCTATGCGGTTTATGCTAGTCCTCTTTCTGCTCTCAATGATAAATTATGGACTCGTCTCCATGAATTATACTGCTGATGTTCGATTGGATACAGGGGTTTGTGTGATGAGAACTATCTTCCCTGAAGCATTTTCAGTGTTAATTTTAATGAGACTATTATCATTATCACATAATTGCCAAGTTCTTGAAGACGACAGTACCTCCTGTGAATAAATACAAAGGAAAATTGTTACTTGCTTTTTTCggtgatattttttaaggattatttttttttatttgaggatactacaaagaacagaaaaaatgtttttttgaagtAAAGAGAAGAGAGCTAAATATATCTTTTgtaatatagaataaaaataaataattttctagtccagttgaaaaggaaaaataatcaaaattattaattaaattaaattttataaattttataaatattttaatttaatttaattttacatgtgATTTAATTTGACTTGATGAAATAATGCCATAAGACAGCCTAGAGGAGGGCAAGCAGTCGCCATTATAGGCATCAAACCAATACGAAAGATACCCCAGGCCGCCCATTGCCCAAACGAACATCTATGGCCCTCTCGTCTTGCACTCTTACCCTCTCTCACTCTTCTTTACGCCGCCACGTACACAAATACACCACCACTATCCACCTCGCCCCTCCTCCGTCTCCTCCTCCTCACTGGAACTTGCCCAATCCACCAGTACTTCCTTTCCGACGTCTCGTTTCCTTTCCTCCTTACATTCCTTGCTCCTCCCTCATTTCCGCCACCGCACCTCTACTTCAAGACGCCGGTGCCACGGCTACTGTACTTGCTGGTGCTTACAGTCTCGTTCGCACTTTTGATACTCTCACTCAGCGAAATCTCATTCAACAGAGTTTGAGCAGAAAACTAGTTCATATACTTTCGGGCTTGCTTTTTGCTGCTTGCTGGCCTATTTTCAGGTATCAATCCTTAGTGGGATTTCTTTGAAATTCAACCTCAAAAATTGAATCTTGGGATTATCTTGtgatttgagtttttcttgCTTTAACTTATACCTCAGTTCTTCGTGATGTTTGATCCTAGAATAGCACCTCAACACAGGCTCGCTACTTAGCTTCTGTAGTACCTCTTGTGAATTGCTTAAGGCTTATTGTAAATGGCTTCTCTTTGGTTACTGATGAAGGGCTCATTAAATCTGTTACTCGAGAAGGAAATCCGCAGTAATTTTTCTCATTATCTCATTGATTATTTATGGGCTTTTCGTTCCTCTTCTGAACAAGCAAAGCTGAtgatcttttgttgttttttcttacaGGGAGTTGCTGAGAGGACCTTTgtattatgttttgatattgATTTTGTGTGCTCTTGTTTTTTGGCGTGAGTCTCCAACTGGGGTGATCTCTTTGGCCATGATGTGTGGTGGGGATGGTAAAGCCTAAAAACCTCATAAATTTGCGTTGTTCAAACTCCAGACTCTGTGCTTATCTCTTCCTGCTTAAAGTTATCGATTGATTTCTTTAGTGGTCTTTAGGTGTGGCTGATATAATCGGTAGAAGATTTGGGTCATTGAAGCTTCCTTACAATCAACACAAGAGCTGGGCTGGTAGCATATCTATGTTCATCTGTGGCTTCTTGATTTCTATTGGGTGTGTTTCAGATCACCTAAAATTCTAACCAGTCATGTCATATTGTAATAAACTACTGCGTACCATTAAATACTTAttagaccttttttttctttgttgtcttGACAACTAGGATGCTGTTCTACTATTCAGCCCTCGGATATTTCCAGTTGGATTGGACATGGACAATTCAGAGAGTGGCTTTAGTGGCTTTAGTGGCAACTGTTGTAGAGTCCCTTCCAATTACAGAGGTAGTAGATGACAACATAACTGTTCCTTTAGTAAGCATGGTGGTATCAATGCTAAGCTTCGGTTACTAGCTAGCTTGGTCTATGCATCCAAGTCTTCTGCTGTCTGTGCTGTGTTTAATCATTCCAGCTCATGTCTATCATTGCAATGTATTTTATAGtcgtttttctctcttctagcCAAGCAATCAAATATCTTACCTTTTTTATCGTAACAAGAAAAATCCTCCTTTCTACTAGTACGAATTCCAATGATGGTAGTTTTGAGAGCTCCACACTATCACGAGAGTAGCAAGCAATATGCCCGGTTCACTAGATTCTACCACCGCATGGCTCAATCATGAATCATGCTCAAAATACGAGTTTGATCATGGCTCGTTCTATAGCGCTATATATATGCTTTACACATGCAAGCCAGCCATTCTTTTCGTCTAGGGGAAAGTGGTTTAGGTAGCTCGGCCATTTTGGATCTGTCAACTGCTATATATTCCCTGTTATTTCAATCCAAGGCGATCTCTGGAAAAGTTTTGGCATGCAAAAGGTCTCTGCCTACTCGACCAGGAGCTTTGATAGCTGTGAAAAACAGGACGACTGGTAAATCATTTCCTAACATACCTTGTAGacagttgtgtttttttttttatgctagctAGGTTGCCCTATCAATCTTCTCCCATGACATGACcactattttaaatttatttttaatattaatatattaatataatttaaaaatacaaaaaaataatttttaaaaaaatattctggaATCTCATTGGTGGCATCTTAATTATACCAAACTTGTAAACCATATAATTAATGACATGTTCGAACCATTTTACTAGATCTCAGGAAGCctatttgagagtgtggttgtggttgtttttcaaagtattttttatttagaaatatattaaaataataatttttttatttttaaaaaattaattttaaaatcagcatatcagaataatttaaaaatactaaaaaaatattaatttaaaataaaaaaatttaaattattttaaaatatttttaaaaaataaaaacaaaaacaaaacggAGTTAGTCAGAATGTGGGCGTTTACTATAGCCATACCTTACTTGTAAACCATACAATCCATGGCATGTCCGTACCATTTTACTAGACCCCAGCTTGTATGTGTAGTCAGGATGGCTGGCCCTTACTATACCTAACTTGTAAACCATACAATCCACGGCATGTCCGTACCATTTTACTAGACCCCAGATGTAGTTAGATTTCGAGACCTGCCTCCCTTGCTCAATTCACCAACAaccaagtttttcttttcaaaatctgctgattttatattttttttaaaaaaattcaaaataacatagttttaatctttttaaaaaaatagttaatccAAGTTAATTCATCCATCTCGTAACCTATCTAGATCTTGTACCGGGTAAAACTTTTAAATCGAGCTTATTAACTATGAGAAAATACCATTGTTATGCTTTTTGGTCCAACATTAGCATGTGATTATATGCATATACTTAGATAGCAAATCATTCTTCTTGGTTTAGAAAATGGGCTTTCAACTggttaaatttgggcttttaaTTGCGACTTCTgacttaaataatataaaggGAAATGCTATGGTTTGATTGCCTCTTGGCCCAGTTCTACCTCTTTACTGGCTCCATCT includes:
- the LOC7468460 gene encoding probable phytol kinase 1, chloroplastic isoform X3, with the translated sequence MALSSCTLTLSHSSLRRHVHKYTTTIHLAPPPSPPPHWNLPNPPVLPFRRLVSFPPYIPCSSLISATAPLLQDAGATATVLAGAYSLVRTFDTLTQRNLIQQSLSRKLVHILSGLLFAACWPIFSTSTQARYLASVVPLVNCLRLIVNGFSLVTDEGLIKSVTREGNPQELLRGPLYYVLILILCALVFWRESPTGVISLAMMCGGDGVADIIGRRFGSLKLPYNQHKSWAGCCSTIQPSDISSWIGHGQFREWL
- the LOC7468460 gene encoding probable phytol kinase 1, chloroplastic isoform X2; translation: MALSSCTLTLSHSSLRRHVHKYTTTIHLAPPPSPPPHWNLPNPPVLPFRRLVSFPPYIPCSSLISATAPLLQDAGATATVLAGAYSLVRTFDTLTQRNLIQQSLSRKLVHILSGLLFAACWPIFRELLRGPLYYVLILILCALVFWRESPTGVISLAMMCGGDGVADIIGRRFGSLKLPYNQHKSWAGSISMFICGFLISIGMLFYYSALGYFQLDWTWTIQRVALVALVATVVESLPITEVVDDNITVPLVSMVVSMLSFGY
- the LOC7468460 gene encoding probable phytol kinase 1, chloroplastic isoform X1; this translates as MALSSCTLTLSHSSLRRHVHKYTTTIHLAPPPSPPPHWNLPNPPVLPFRRLVSFPPYIPCSSLISATAPLLQDAGATATVLAGAYSLVRTFDTLTQRNLIQQSLSRKLVHILSGLLFAACWPIFSTSTQARYLASVVPLVNCLRLIVNGFSLVTDEGLIKSVTREGNPQELLRGPLYYVLILILCALVFWRESPTGVISLAMMCGGDGVADIIGRRFGSLKLPYNQHKSWAGSISMFICGFLISIGMLFYYSALGYFQLDWTWTIQRVALVALVATVVESLPITEVVDDNITVPLVSMVVSMLSFGY